Genomic segment of Tautonia rosea:
TCCGTTCACGTTACCCTTGCCATTCCGACCAAAACCCTCGCCCGGTGAGACCTCGCTTGGAGCTCGAGGTCTCGCCCGAGCGATGCGCTGCCAGAGTGCCGCTCCTCCCGCCACGACGGTTGGACGATTTCAGACCGGAATAGGAGATGGGAACTTGGGTTTGTGATCGATGGTTGGGGGTTCCCCGTCGCAATTGTGCTCTTCTCGGGAGGCCTGGCGGATTCCATCCCACGCAACAGTGGGTATCCCGACGTAGTTCAGCCGGGCCTGAGACTTCGTTTGGATCACCGGAACAGCAGCCGAACTCGTTCCTCATGAGGATAGGTTCTCAGGGGCTCCAGGTTTAGTTCCACCACCACCCCGACTTCTGAACGATCTGGAGAGCGACGCAGGTAAGTTCCCCGCTTGAACGACGCCGGAGCGCGGTTCCAGTGGACCCCTCGGGCTCTCAACAGTTCCATGACCTCGGCCCGCCCTTTACCCATCAACGCCTGATGGTCGTAGTGGTGCTGGGCAAGCATCGAGAGTGAGTTGCGCGTTGCATCGATCTCTCTCCAGAGCATCGCGTTGGCCGCCTCGTCCAGGTTTGGAACACTGAACGCTCGAGCATCGAAGCATGGCAGGTTCTGGGGCGTTGTTCGGGACCAGGCCCCACAGGAACATGGGGGCGGGATTTCCGGCAGTTCGGCAGGGAGAGTTCGATCCCACCACTCGTCCCTGGTTGCATAAGGACAGGGAGGCTCGTGAGTTGAGGTGCCAATGACCTTCTCCGGGATGAGCTCGGGCAGCAGTCGATTGAACAGGCCAGTGGTGGTCGCTGCCAAGAGTCTCGTAATCTTGCTCTGCTTCGCACCGAACCAGAGTTGGTCATCCGCCTCCTCGGCAAGAAGCACCAAGCTGATCTCATCGCTCTGCGTGAAGGCAACGACGGCCCCCGTTTCGAGGACGAGCTGCCGGGCCGTTTCGATCATCAGCCGGGTCAAGCGGGGGTCGAAGGGCCGACGAAGTCCCCGAGTCCATCGGGAGAAGTTCCGCCCGTCGACCCGGCAGACCACCGGCAACATAGGCATGAACCGGCCCGTGGCGCGGGCTTCGTAGCCCTTCATCCGTTCCGTGATGTCCGACCGACCTGTCCTCCGCATTCCTTTCCCCCCGATCCTCATTCGTTTCGAGGTCTCCGAGCTTGATGCTGGACCGGAGACACAGCCAATCTCGAGGCGGTTCGTAGGGGACAATCCGCCGAGGAGTCGCGGGTCACCTCGTCCCAGTTCTGTTGCCCGTTGAGCCAATCAACCCCTTAAGAGCCTGTAGGGAAAGCGTGACCTAGCCTTCCGGTATGGACACACGACTCCCGTACCCCAGCGACCTGACCGACGCCGAGTGGGCCCAGGTCTGTCGGTTCATCCCGGCGCCCAAGCCCGGCGGCCGGCCCGCCAAGCACCCCCGACGCGAGATCGTCAACGGCCTGCTGTATCTGGCCCGCACTGGCTGCCAGTGGCGGGCCCTGCCGCACGACCTGCCCCCCTGGGGCACCGTGCAGTGGTACTTCCGCCTCTGGAAGGCCGATGGCACCTTCGACCGGCTGATGGCCGAGCTGCGCGGCGACCTGCGGGCCGCCGAGGGTCGGCCCCGCCAGCCCTCGGCGGCGATCATCGACAGCCAGTCGGTCAAGACGACGGAAAAAGGGGGCCCCGAGGCTACGATGGCGGCAAGAAGGTCGTCGGCCGCAAGCGTCACCTCCTGGTCGACTCGCTCGGCCTGATCCTCGCCGTGGTCGTCCACGCCGCCGACGTCCAGGACGCCGAGGGGGCCAAGCTGGTCTTCGCGGCGATCCGCGGCCGCTTCAGCCGGCTGCGACGGGTGTGGGCCGACGGCGCCTACGCCCGGCTGGCCGCCTGGGTGCGGGCCTGGCGTCCGGCGTAGCCGGTGCGGCTGGAGGTGGTGCCACGCCGGCTGGCCCACGGCTTCGAGGTCCTGCCGCGCGCCGCTGGGTTGTCGAGCGGACGTTCGCCTGGCTGGGCCGCTACCGCCGCCTCTCGAAGGACTACGAGGCGACCTGCTCCAGCGGCGAGGCGTTGATCAAACTCGCGATGGCGCATCTGATGGCTCGACGGCTGACAAAGAAGCTGAATCGATAGCTTTCCCTACAGGCTCTAAGGACGTTCATCGAGAGAAGCAAGCGCGGTGTCCGAATGGGATCGTCGCCACATCCATTGATCCCCCAAGGAGGTTCGGGAAGAGTTCATTGGCCTCCTCAGGTCCATTGACCTCCGAATGCCGGAAACAGCTCACGAGGTGGTCTTTCACCAGCCCAGTGGTCTGCATGAGGGCGTAATAGATCGTGGTCCCCGCAAACGCGAATCCCGGGTGCTTCAGGTCCTGACTCAAGGCCTCCGACTGCTGGGAGCGGGTCGGGACTTCCCTGATCGACCGCCATTGGTTGCGGATCGGGATTCCCTCGACGAACCGCCAGATGTAGGAGTTGAAACTGCCAATTGCGTCCTGGACGATCAGGAACTCCTGGGCGTTATTGATCGCCGCGCGAACCTTCAGCCGGTTGCGGACGATGCCCGGGTCGGCGAGCAAGTTGTCGACCTTCCTCCGGTATTATCAAGCAACGACCGTTGGATCGAACCCGTCGACAACAACCCGATAGCGGTCTCGATTCTTGAGGATCGTGTCCCAAGTGAGCCCAGCTTGAGCCCCTTCGAGAATCAGGAACTCGAACCATTGTCGATCATCGTGGACCGGCACTCCCCACTCCTCGTCGTAGTAGCGAATCGCCAAGTCGTTCCTGGCCCAGTCACAGTGGCATTGGTCCATTTCCTTAGGCGCTTTGACGTTTCTCTTTCCTCGAGGGCAAGAAATGTACTCAATTGAGTTACAACGTCGCGCCATGCCCCGCCATAGCCCTCAACCTCTGACTCTTGTAAGATGTTGTCGGTGTTCTTCCGCCTGATTCTCAAGACGACAGTTTCTCCGATGGTCAGCAGCCCGATCACGATCACGATCGACCGTCTTTCCGGGACACTTCTGGGCACTGCCCTGGGGGACGCCCTGGGTCTGCCCGCCGAAGGGATGTCGGCTCGTGCCATCGCCCGACGCTTCGGGCGGGTGGACCGGTTCCGACTGCTGGGCTCGACCGGCTATGTCTCCGACGATACGGAACAGGCGGCGCTCGTTGCTCAGGCGCTTGCGAGGAATCCAGACGATCGGGAGGCGTGCGTGCATACCTTCCGGCGTTCTCTGCTCGGCTGGTTCTGCCGGCTGCCGTTTGGCATCGGACTGGGTACCGTGCGGGCGTGTACTCGGATCGCCTTCGGGTGCTCGAGAAGCGGGGTCTTGTCAGCGGGAAACGGGGCGGCCATGAGGTCGGCAATCGTAGGGGCCTTCTTCCACGACCAGTCGGAGCAACGGCGAGCCTTCGGAAGGGCACTCGCTGAAGTAACCCACCGGGATCTGCGGGCGGTCGAGGGGGCGCTCTACGTGAGCGAGATGGCCGCCGCATGTGTTCGGAGCATCGAACATTCGTACCTGATTCACTGCCAAAAGGAAGCCCGGCGGTTTGTGACCGACCCCCAACTTGGCGCAGCGATCGACAAGGGAACGGAGCTGGCCCTGTGCGGCTCGGAGGTCTCGGAGGCGGCGAACGCCCTCGGTACCTCTGGGTTCGTCGTCCACACGCTCGGCTTCGCCACATATTGTTTCCTCAGGTTTGGCGACAACCCCATGACAACTTTGACAAACGCGATCAGTGCCGGTGGGGACACCGACACCATTGCTGCGATCCTGGGCGGTTGGCTTGGGGCTCTGCATGGGGAGTCTGGGTTGCCCGCCGACCTGATCGGCAGGATTCAGAATGGTCCGTTCGGACCAACTCACCTCCGAGCCCTCAGCCATTGTCTCG
This window contains:
- a CDS encoding tRNA(His) guanylyltransferase Thg1 family protein, which gives rise to MKGYEARATGRFMPMLPVVCRVDGRNFSRWTRGLRRPFDPRLTRLMIETARQLVLETGAVVAFTQSDEISLVLLAEEADDQLWFGAKQSKITRLLAATTTGLFNRLLPELIPEKVIGTSTHEPPCPYATRDEWWDRTLPAELPEIPPPCSCGAWSRTTPQNLPCFDARAFSVPNLDEAANAMLWREIDATRNSLSMLAQHHYDHQALMGKGRAEVMELLRARGVHWNRAPASFKRGTYLRRSPDRSEVGVVVELNLEPLRTYPHEERVRLLFR
- a CDS encoding ADP-ribosylglycohydrolase family protein, translating into MVSSPITITIDRLSGTLLGTALGDALGLPAEGMSARAIARRFGRVDRFRLLGSTGYVSDDTEQAALVAQALARNPDDREACVHTFRRSLLGWFCRLPFGIGLGTVRACTRIAFGCSRSGVLSAGNGAAMRSAIVGAFFHDQSEQRRAFGRALAEVTHRDLRAVEGALYVSEMAAACVRSIEHSYLIHCQKEARRFVTDPQLGAAIDKGTELALCGSEVSEAANALGTSGFVVHTLGFATYCFLRFGDNPMTTLTNAISAGGDTDTIAAILGGWLGALHGESGLPADLIGRIQNGPFGPTHLRALSHCLAQIHLGESCMVPRYSHTAALVRNLSLYPVVLGHGFRRLFPF